The Microbacterium paraoxydans genome includes a window with the following:
- a CDS encoding NAD(P)H-quinone dehydrogenase, which translates to MESMSSTTFERTQRVAVLGGGPGGYEAALAAAQLGAEVTLVERVGVGGSAVLTDVVPSKSLIATADAAVAISEASDLGVNFYAKGENGKPLKPEIAINLAAVNKRLVALAGQQSEDMRTTLLDAGVRILSGHGRLEGPNAIVVSTGERGTDFDRVEADTIVVAVGASPRELDSAKPDGKRILTWTQLYDMKALPEHLIVVGSGVTGAEFASAYMNLGAKVTLVSSREQVLPGEDQDAARVLEKVFKRGGMQVLSKSRAEKVEVTGDGVTVTLSDGRTVEGSHCLMAVGSIPNTAGIGLEEAGVELDDSGHVRVNRVARTSVPNVYAVGDCTNFFPLASVASMQGRTAVFHALGDIVIPLELIKITSNIFTAPEIATVGYGVKDVEDGLADGMVYKLPLAANPRAKMMGIKDGFVKLIARKGSGTVIGGVIVAPKASELIYPIAIAVERRLTVDQVSRVFAAYPSLSSSITDASRAMHLVNIS; encoded by the coding sequence ATGGAGAGCATGTCTTCCACCACTTTCGAGCGCACTCAGCGCGTCGCCGTCCTCGGCGGCGGACCCGGCGGTTACGAGGCGGCCCTGGCGGCCGCCCAGCTCGGAGCGGAGGTCACCCTCGTCGAGCGCGTCGGTGTCGGCGGTTCGGCCGTGCTCACCGACGTCGTGCCGTCGAAGAGCCTCATCGCGACGGCGGACGCCGCTGTCGCCATCTCCGAGGCCAGCGACCTGGGCGTGAACTTCTACGCCAAGGGCGAGAACGGCAAGCCGCTCAAGCCGGAGATCGCCATCAACCTCGCCGCCGTGAACAAGCGCCTCGTGGCGCTGGCCGGTCAGCAGTCCGAGGACATGCGCACCACCCTCCTCGACGCGGGCGTGCGGATCCTCTCCGGTCACGGCCGGCTGGAGGGTCCGAACGCGATCGTCGTCTCCACGGGCGAGCGGGGCACGGACTTCGACCGCGTCGAGGCCGACACCATCGTCGTCGCGGTCGGCGCTTCGCCGCGCGAGCTCGACTCCGCTAAGCCCGACGGCAAGCGCATCCTCACGTGGACCCAGCTCTACGACATGAAGGCGCTGCCCGAGCACCTCATCGTCGTCGGCTCCGGCGTGACCGGCGCGGAGTTCGCGTCCGCCTACATGAACCTCGGGGCGAAGGTCACGCTCGTCTCCAGCCGCGAGCAGGTCCTCCCCGGCGAGGACCAGGATGCGGCGCGGGTGCTGGAGAAGGTGTTCAAGCGCGGCGGCATGCAGGTGCTGTCCAAGTCGCGGGCCGAGAAGGTCGAGGTCACAGGTGACGGCGTCACCGTGACCCTGTCGGACGGTCGCACCGTCGAGGGCAGCCACTGCCTCATGGCTGTCGGCTCCATCCCGAACACCGCGGGCATCGGCCTGGAGGAGGCCGGCGTCGAGCTCGACGATTCCGGTCACGTCCGGGTGAACCGCGTCGCGCGCACCTCGGTGCCGAACGTGTACGCGGTCGGGGACTGCACGAACTTCTTCCCGCTGGCCTCGGTGGCCTCGATGCAGGGGCGGACGGCGGTGTTCCACGCGCTGGGGGACATCGTCATCCCGCTCGAGCTCATCAAGATCACCTCCAACATCTTCACGGCGCCGGAGATCGCGACCGTCGGCTACGGCGTCAAGGACGTCGAGGACGGCCTCGCCGACGGCATGGTCTACAAGCTCCCGCTCGCCGCTAACCCGCGCGCGAAGATGATGGGCATCAAGGACGGCTTCGTCAAGCTCATCGCCCGCAAGGGCTCCGGCACGGTGATCGGCGGCGTGATCGTGGCCCCGAAGGCCTCCGAGCTCATCTACCCCATCGCGATCGCGGTCGAGCGTCGCCTCACCGTGGACCAGGTCTCCCGCGTGTTCGCCGCGTACCCCTCGCTGTCGAGCAGCATCACCGACGCGAGCCGCGCGATGCACCTCGTGAACATCTCCTGA
- a CDS encoding purine-nucleoside phosphorylase — protein sequence MPETHSNPLDDPAANPFEVAAEAAADIARLTGVEKHDIALTLGSGWGKAADLIGETVATIPATEVTGFSKPALEGHVGTLRSIRTPGGKNVLVIGARTHYYENHGVRRVVHSVRTAAATGAKIMVLTNGAGGIRETWKPGQPVLISDHINLTADSPLEGATFIDLTDLYAKRLRDIARTVDPTLDEGVYTQFRGPHYETPAEVQMAKHIGGHIVGMSTALEAIAAREAGMEILGFSLITNLAAGIQQTPLSHAEVIEAGREAEPVISALLARVVEAL from the coding sequence ATGCCTGAAACCCACAGCAACCCCCTCGACGACCCCGCTGCGAACCCGTTCGAGGTCGCAGCCGAAGCCGCCGCCGACATCGCGCGGCTGACCGGCGTCGAGAAGCACGACATCGCCCTCACGCTCGGCAGCGGCTGGGGCAAGGCGGCCGACCTCATCGGCGAGACCGTCGCGACCATCCCCGCGACCGAGGTCACCGGATTCTCGAAGCCCGCTCTGGAGGGCCACGTCGGCACCCTGCGCAGCATCCGGACGCCGGGCGGGAAGAACGTCCTCGTCATCGGCGCCCGCACGCACTACTACGAGAACCACGGCGTGCGCCGGGTCGTGCACAGCGTCCGCACCGCCGCGGCGACCGGGGCGAAGATCATGGTCCTCACCAACGGCGCCGGCGGCATCCGCGAGACGTGGAAGCCCGGTCAGCCCGTGCTCATCAGCGACCACATCAACCTCACCGCCGACTCCCCGCTCGAGGGCGCGACGTTCATCGACCTCACCGACCTGTACGCGAAGCGCCTGCGCGACATCGCCCGCACGGTCGACCCCACGCTCGACGAGGGCGTCTACACGCAATTCCGCGGCCCGCACTACGAGACACCGGCCGAGGTGCAGATGGCGAAGCACATCGGCGGGCACATCGTCGGCATGTCCACCGCGCTCGAGGCGATCGCCGCGCGCGAGGCCGGCATGGAGATCCTCGGGTTCTCGCTCATCACGAACCTCGCCGCCGGCATCCAGCAGACGCCGCTCAGCCACGCCGAGGTCATCGAAGCCGGACGCGAGGCGGAGCCGGTGATCTCCGCCTTGCTGGCCCGGGTGGTCGAGGCCCTGTGA
- a CDS encoding phospho-sugar mutase: MSEERLAQARAWLRQDPDPQTRDELAGIVTRAASGDEAAVAELDDRFGSRLAFGTAGLRGALGAGSNRMNRVLVSQAAAGFAAYLRERAAGATPTVVIGYDGRRNSRVFAQDSAELFAGAGLRAILLPRLLPTPVLAFAVRHLGADAGVMVTASHNPPDDNGYKVYLGGADAGSQIVAPADAEIAAHIQRVADSGDVRALPRSTAYETAGEDLVQAYVAATAAVAPAPAGARRLRWVYTAMHGVGWETVARILDAAGYPRPIVVDEQLHPDATFRTVSFPNPEEPGAMDLAFARARRAKADFILANDPDADRLAVAIPDETSADGWRRLTGNEVGLLLGARAARAADGTPGASLACSLVSSPGLGAIAAQHGLDFHETLTGFKWISRAPGIVFGFEEALGYLVNPETVRDKDGISAAVAVLGLAAEAQERGLTLADLVREVGDTYGHFASAQVSVRVADLSLIGTVMLSLRSLPPTQIAGRSIASAEDLLQSAPGQPSGDVLRYRLSDGSRVIVRPSGTEPKLKVYIDATGDSAEAAATAVAELEAGVRVLLDERS; encoded by the coding sequence GTGAGCGAGGAGCGGCTCGCCCAGGCCCGCGCCTGGCTCCGCCAGGACCCGGATCCGCAGACCCGCGACGAGCTCGCCGGCATCGTCACCCGGGCCGCCTCCGGGGACGAGGCCGCCGTGGCGGAGCTCGACGACCGCTTCGGCAGCCGTCTCGCGTTCGGGACGGCGGGACTGCGCGGCGCCCTCGGGGCTGGGAGCAACCGGATGAACCGGGTGCTCGTCTCCCAGGCCGCGGCGGGCTTCGCGGCGTACCTGCGCGAGCGGGCCGCCGGGGCGACGCCGACGGTCGTGATCGGCTACGACGGACGCCGGAACTCCCGGGTGTTCGCCCAGGACTCCGCGGAACTGTTCGCCGGGGCCGGCCTGCGCGCGATCCTGCTCCCCCGCCTGCTGCCGACGCCCGTGCTGGCCTTCGCCGTGCGGCACCTCGGCGCCGATGCGGGCGTGATGGTGACCGCGAGCCACAACCCGCCGGACGACAACGGCTACAAGGTGTACCTCGGCGGCGCGGATGCCGGCTCGCAGATCGTCGCTCCCGCCGACGCCGAGATCGCCGCCCACATCCAGCGGGTCGCGGACAGCGGCGACGTGCGGGCTCTGCCGCGGTCCACCGCCTACGAGACCGCGGGCGAGGATCTCGTCCAGGCCTACGTCGCCGCCACCGCCGCCGTCGCCCCGGCGCCCGCGGGGGCCCGCCGCCTGCGCTGGGTCTACACCGCGATGCACGGCGTCGGCTGGGAGACGGTCGCCCGCATCCTCGATGCCGCCGGCTACCCGCGACCGATCGTGGTCGACGAGCAGCTGCATCCGGACGCGACGTTCCGCACGGTCTCCTTCCCGAACCCGGAGGAGCCGGGGGCCATGGATCTCGCGTTCGCCAGGGCCAGGAGGGCGAAGGCGGACTTCATCCTCGCGAACGATCCGGACGCCGACCGCCTCGCCGTGGCCATCCCGGACGAGACCTCCGCGGACGGCTGGCGCCGTCTCACGGGCAACGAGGTCGGCCTGCTGCTCGGTGCCCGCGCCGCGCGCGCCGCGGACGGCACCCCGGGCGCCTCGCTCGCCTGCTCGCTCGTCTCCTCCCCCGGGCTCGGCGCCATCGCCGCGCAGCACGGGCTGGACTTCCACGAGACGCTCACCGGGTTCAAGTGGATCTCCCGGGCCCCTGGCATCGTCTTCGGCTTCGAGGAGGCCCTGGGCTACCTCGTCAACCCCGAGACCGTGCGCGACAAGGACGGCATCTCCGCCGCGGTCGCCGTGCTCGGCCTGGCCGCCGAGGCCCAGGAGCGCGGGCTCACCCTCGCCGACCTCGTCCGCGAGGTGGGCGACACGTACGGGCACTTCGCGAGCGCGCAGGTGTCGGTCCGGGTGGCGGATCTGTCGCTCATCGGCACGGTGATGCTGTCGCTGCGCTCGCTTCCGCCCACGCAGATCGCAGGGCGTTCGATCGCGTCGGCCGAGGACCTGCTGCAGAGCGCTCCGGGGCAGCCCTCCGGAGACGTGCTGCGGTACCGGCTCTCGGACGGCTCGCGGGTGATCGTCCGGCCGAGCGGCACGGAGCCGAAGCTCAAGGTGTACATCGACGCCACGGGTGATTCCGCCGAGGCGGCCGCAACGGCCGTCGCCGAGCTGGAGGCGGGCGTCCGGGTCCTCCTGGACGAGCGCTCCTGA
- a CDS encoding HPr family phosphocarrier protein, whose translation MPVRHVVVSAHNGVHARPVAELVRLAQAHELPVTLRTADGAAVDLRSVLAVMDLALAPGDVVTLETPAGPASESVLDQLALVLAPDA comes from the coding sequence ATGCCCGTCCGCCACGTCGTCGTCAGCGCCCACAACGGCGTGCACGCACGACCGGTCGCGGAGCTCGTGCGCCTCGCGCAGGCGCACGAGCTCCCGGTCACGCTGCGCACCGCGGACGGCGCGGCCGTGGATCTGCGCAGCGTCCTCGCGGTGATGGACCTCGCCCTCGCGCCCGGAGACGTCGTGACGCTGGAGACGCCGGCCGGCCCGGCATCGGAGAGCGTCCTCGACCAGCTCGCCCTGGTGCTGGCCCCCGACGCCTGA
- a CDS encoding BglG family transcription antiterminator has protein sequence MSRQRQDQLLAALLREEGWATAGTLADLLGVTPRSIRSYVAALNARTPGAAVVESGPAGYRAGPGARGALRVRQGGDSAPRERLHALVRLLLDAEEGIDVFDTADALHVSEATLEADLVRVRGLLDGTDLTLERARERVRLRGDEAAQRRLLSRLAHDEMDDASFHPEIFRRALSGTAVDARAVGPFKSALVGELGELGYYVNELAIADVLLHIAIAAERVAAGRALDAPPVGARPEIPRVGAVIARLAAEHFAVVLGEGDSGHLASLVLTRIVAPGGEAAQELARSGVAPDVEAAVRAEIARAAEDYRVDLVDETFVLRLALHVQNLLRRAEESALTRNPLTRSLKTTYPMIFEVAVSIASGLHDRLGTPIHDDEIAYIAMHVGGRLERSRKAESILTATIVCPGYYELHELLRSSVDRSLGSAIEVTSVVTNVDPDWASFDTDLVLSTIEPGASGDRFVRIQPFLTDADVDRIQQAAGRLRRGRRLARLREELARYFHPDAFVHPLPDDGEEAIIRRLGAPLVRAGLIGDDYVENTIVRERMSSTAFTDALAVPHALQMTAARTAIALGVAEGSAAWGEGRVQVVALAAFSESDRAAFQTVFEQLVEVFSERESVQRIVRRSATFEGFLDELVAVIDG, from the coding sequence ATGTCGCGCCAGCGTCAGGACCAGCTCCTCGCCGCCCTGCTGCGCGAGGAGGGCTGGGCGACCGCGGGCACGCTGGCCGACCTCCTCGGCGTGACCCCCCGGAGCATCCGTTCCTACGTCGCGGCCCTGAACGCCCGCACGCCCGGTGCCGCCGTCGTCGAGTCCGGCCCGGCGGGCTATCGGGCGGGCCCCGGTGCCCGCGGTGCGCTCCGGGTGCGGCAGGGCGGCGACTCGGCGCCCCGCGAACGGCTGCACGCCCTGGTCCGGCTGCTGCTGGACGCGGAGGAGGGGATCGACGTCTTCGACACCGCGGACGCCCTGCATGTGAGCGAGGCGACGCTGGAGGCGGACCTCGTGCGGGTGCGCGGCCTCCTCGACGGCACCGACCTGACGCTCGAACGCGCACGGGAGCGGGTGCGGCTCCGCGGAGACGAGGCCGCCCAGCGCCGCCTGCTCAGCCGCCTCGCGCACGACGAGATGGACGACGCCTCCTTCCACCCCGAGATCTTCCGGCGGGCCCTCTCCGGCACGGCGGTGGATGCGCGGGCGGTGGGACCCTTCAAGTCCGCCCTGGTGGGCGAGCTCGGCGAGCTCGGCTACTACGTCAACGAACTCGCGATCGCCGACGTGCTGCTGCACATCGCGATCGCCGCCGAGCGGGTGGCCGCCGGGCGCGCCCTCGACGCGCCGCCGGTGGGAGCCCGACCGGAGATCCCGCGGGTGGGCGCGGTGATCGCCCGCCTCGCGGCCGAGCACTTCGCCGTGGTCCTGGGCGAGGGCGACAGCGGTCACCTCGCCTCCCTGGTCCTCACCCGGATCGTCGCCCCCGGCGGCGAGGCGGCGCAGGAGCTCGCCCGCAGCGGCGTCGCCCCGGACGTGGAGGCGGCGGTCCGGGCGGAGATCGCGCGGGCCGCGGAGGACTACCGTGTCGACCTCGTCGACGAGACCTTCGTGCTCCGTCTCGCGCTGCACGTGCAGAACCTCCTGCGCCGCGCCGAGGAGAGCGCCCTCACCCGCAATCCGCTGACCCGCTCGCTGAAGACGACCTACCCGATGATCTTCGAGGTCGCGGTGTCGATCGCGAGCGGTCTGCACGACCGGCTCGGCACGCCCATCCACGACGACGAGATCGCCTACATCGCCATGCACGTCGGGGGACGGCTGGAACGGAGCCGCAAAGCGGAGTCCATCCTCACCGCGACCATCGTCTGCCCCGGCTACTACGAGCTCCACGAACTCCTGCGCTCGAGCGTGGACCGTTCCCTGGGCTCCGCGATCGAGGTCACCAGCGTCGTCACGAACGTCGACCCGGACTGGGCGTCGTTCGACACCGACCTCGTGCTGAGCACGATCGAGCCCGGGGCCTCCGGCGACCGGTTCGTGCGCATCCAGCCGTTCCTCACGGACGCGGACGTCGACCGCATCCAGCAGGCCGCCGGGCGTCTGCGCCGGGGGCGGCGGCTGGCCCGGCTCCGAGAGGAGCTCGCGCGCTACTTCCACCCCGACGCCTTCGTGCATCCTCTTCCGGACGACGGGGAGGAGGCCATCATCCGGCGGCTCGGCGCGCCGCTCGTGCGGGCCGGCCTGATCGGCGACGACTACGTGGAGAACACGATCGTCCGGGAGCGCATGTCCTCCACGGCGTTCACCGACGCGCTGGCCGTGCCTCATGCGCTGCAGATGACCGCGGCCCGCACGGCGATCGCACTCGGCGTGGCGGAGGGGTCGGCGGCCTGGGGCGAGGGACGCGTGCAGGTCGTCGCGCTGGCCGCCTTCAGCGAGAGCGACCGCGCCGCCTTCCAGACCGTGTTCGAGCAGCTCGTGGAGGTGTTCAGCGAGCGCGAGAGCGTGCAGCGGATCGTCCGGCGCAGCGCGACCTTCGAGGGCTTCCTCGACGAGCTCGTCGCCGTGATCGACGGCTGA
- a CDS encoding PTS sugar transporter subunit IIB → MRILVVCGAGASSTFVAQRLRTAAAAAGLDWDADAGVESTVSLGGHDLVLVGPHLRERLGAIRDLTRAPVAVLPDDVFADRDGGRTLLLAQSTLAAAGGAPKGTP, encoded by the coding sequence ATGAGGATTCTCGTGGTCTGCGGCGCCGGCGCGTCGAGCACGTTCGTCGCCCAGCGCCTGCGCACCGCCGCCGCCGCGGCGGGACTGGACTGGGACGCGGACGCCGGCGTCGAGAGCACCGTCTCCCTCGGAGGGCACGACCTCGTCCTCGTGGGCCCACACCTCCGCGAGCGCCTCGGCGCCATCCGCGACCTGACCCGCGCGCCCGTCGCGGTCTTGCCGGATGACGTGTTCGCCGATCGCGACGGCGGCCGCACGCTTCTCCTCGCCCAGTCGACCCTCGCCGCTGCCGGCGGGGCCCCGAAAGGAACACCATGA
- a CDS encoding HPr family phosphocarrier protein codes for MTATRTVRIGSSHGLHARPAKIFAQAAKDSGLAVTIAKDSGKPVNAASILGVIALAIEHGDYVTLTADGHGAEGVLDTLTELLTTDHDQDAAG; via the coding sequence ATGACCGCCACCCGCACCGTCCGCATCGGCTCCTCGCATGGACTGCACGCCCGGCCCGCCAAGATCTTCGCGCAGGCCGCGAAGGACTCCGGCCTCGCGGTCACGATCGCCAAGGACTCCGGCAAGCCGGTCAACGCCGCGAGCATCCTCGGGGTGATCGCCCTGGCCATCGAGCACGGCGACTACGTGACGCTCACGGCCGACGGCCACGGCGCAGAGGGGGTCCTGGACACGCTCACCGAGCTGCTGACCACCGACCACGACCAGGACGCCGCCGGATGA
- the ptsP gene encoding phosphoenolpyruvate--protein phosphotransferase, whose protein sequence is MSALRGVGIGLGVAQGPVVRMTEALPAPENTPSTAGADTERARVREAVAVVAQELTQRGEAAGGAAQEVLEAQAMIAEDPTLQDEVDSRIDAGATAEWAVHDAFAGFRATLEAVGGYLGERAADLDDIAQRVLARLRGVEAPGVPDPGHPFVLVARDLAPADTALLNLDQVLALVTIDGGPTSHTAILAREKGIVAVVGVGDGHALTTGETVIVDAAAGVITREPTDDERARAAERAAARRAADDAPLTPGALADGTPVALLANLGKPADAADAVARGAEGVGLFRTEFLFLSASQAPTVAQQRDAYRELLEAFPGKKVVVRMLDAGADKPLAFLNDAHEENPALGLRGLRALRASEDILREQLTALAEAEAATDADLWVMAPMVATVEETVYFTGLAREYGLKTAGVMVEVPSSALLADRVLAHADFASIGTNDLTQYTMAADRLLGSVASFQDPWHPAVLRLVREVGAAGARLGKPVGICGEAAADPLLAVVLVGLGATSLSMAPSALADVRQALAARTRDDALRLAEAALDADDAPSARTAAATLAAALPPHQKETTS, encoded by the coding sequence ATGAGCGCGCTGCGAGGGGTGGGCATCGGTCTCGGCGTCGCGCAGGGACCGGTCGTCCGCATGACCGAGGCGCTGCCCGCGCCCGAGAACACGCCGAGCACCGCGGGGGCGGACACCGAGCGTGCGCGGGTCCGCGAGGCCGTCGCCGTCGTGGCGCAGGAGCTGACCCAGCGCGGCGAGGCCGCCGGTGGTGCGGCGCAGGAGGTGCTCGAGGCGCAGGCGATGATCGCCGAGGACCCCACCCTGCAGGACGAGGTCGACAGCAGGATCGACGCCGGCGCCACCGCGGAGTGGGCCGTGCACGACGCCTTCGCCGGCTTCCGGGCCACGCTCGAGGCCGTCGGCGGGTACCTCGGCGAGCGCGCCGCCGATCTCGACGACATCGCGCAGCGGGTGCTCGCCCGGCTGCGCGGCGTGGAGGCCCCCGGCGTGCCCGACCCTGGGCACCCGTTCGTCCTCGTGGCGCGCGACCTCGCGCCCGCCGACACCGCGCTGCTGAACCTCGACCAGGTGCTCGCCCTCGTCACCATCGACGGCGGCCCGACCTCCCACACGGCGATCCTCGCCAGGGAGAAGGGCATCGTGGCCGTGGTCGGCGTGGGCGACGGCCACGCCCTGACGACCGGGGAGACCGTGATCGTCGACGCGGCCGCGGGAGTCATCACCCGTGAGCCAACCGATGACGAGCGCGCCCGCGCCGCCGAGCGCGCCGCCGCCCGCCGCGCCGCCGACGACGCCCCGCTCACCCCCGGCGCGCTCGCCGACGGCACGCCGGTCGCGCTGCTCGCGAACCTGGGGAAGCCCGCCGACGCCGCCGACGCGGTCGCGCGGGGGGCCGAGGGCGTCGGCCTGTTCCGGACGGAGTTCCTGTTCCTCTCCGCGTCGCAGGCCCCGACGGTCGCCCAGCAGCGGGACGCCTACCGCGAACTCCTGGAGGCCTTCCCCGGCAAGAAGGTCGTCGTGCGGATGCTCGACGCGGGGGCCGACAAGCCGCTGGCCTTCCTCAACGACGCCCACGAGGAGAACCCGGCCCTGGGATTGCGCGGCCTGCGGGCGCTCCGCGCGAGCGAGGACATCCTCCGCGAGCAGCTGACCGCGCTGGCCGAAGCCGAGGCCGCGACCGACGCCGACCTGTGGGTCATGGCACCCATGGTGGCCACCGTCGAGGAGACCGTGTACTTCACCGGCCTCGCCCGCGAGTACGGACTGAAGACGGCCGGCGTCATGGTCGAGGTGCCCTCCAGCGCCCTGCTCGCCGACCGGGTGCTCGCGCACGCCGACTTCGCGTCCATCGGCACCAACGACCTCACGCAGTACACGATGGCTGCGGACCGCCTCCTCGGCTCCGTCGCGTCGTTCCAGGACCCCTGGCACCCCGCGGTGCTGCGCCTGGTGCGCGAGGTCGGCGCGGCCGGTGCCCGTCTCGGCAAGCCCGTCGGCATCTGCGGCGAGGCCGCGGCCGATCCGCTGCTCGCCGTCGTCCTCGTGGGCCTCGGTGCGACGAGCCTGTCCATGGCACCGTCCGCCCTCGCCGACGTCCGCCAGGCGCTCGCCGCCCGGACTCGCGACGATGCCCTCCGTCTCGCGGAAGCCGCGCTCGACGCGGACGACGCCCCCTCCGCCCGCACCGCTGCGGCGACCCTCGCCGCGGCACTCCCCCCTCATCAGAAAGAGACCACATCATGA
- a CDS encoding PTS mannitol transporter subunit IICB — MTTTSPAATAPGGLRVGVQRFGTFLSGMIMPNIAAFIAWGFITMLFIPKGFFGAESPFGWHWAGVAEIIGGGGDSAVLGWQGAMTAVAEGADGNILAYVGLVGPMVTYLLPLLIANTAGRMVYGERGGVVATIATVGVIVGTNIPMFLGAMIMGPIAAWIMKQVDKLWDGKIRPGFEMLVNNFSAGILGMILAIVGFFAFGPVMLGISAALGAAVDWLVSLNLLPLVSIIVEPAKVLFLNNAINHGVFTPLGIEQAAETGKSILFLIEANPGPGLGLLLAFTFFGVGAAKASAPGAAIIQFFGGIHEIYFPYALSKPTTILALIAGGAAGVTTNMVLGGGLAFPAAPGSIIAVTAAAIGPGVANLLVVYLSVIIAATVTFLITGVILRASRKRDLAAEGDAFGAAIAQTEANKGKSSAAMDALRTSTATTAPETTPAPATTAVAAAPIETIVFACDAGMGSSAMGASVLRNKLKKAGIEGVTVTNAAIANLDGAADVVITQQQLTDRATAKSPDSLHVSVDNFMNSPKYDEVVEMVKEQRKDEE, encoded by the coding sequence ATGACGACGACGTCACCCGCCGCCACCGCCCCCGGTGGCCTCCGCGTGGGCGTGCAGCGTTTCGGCACGTTCCTCTCCGGCATGATCATGCCGAACATCGCGGCCTTCATCGCCTGGGGCTTCATCACGATGCTCTTCATCCCGAAGGGCTTCTTCGGGGCCGAGAGCCCGTTCGGCTGGCACTGGGCCGGCGTCGCCGAGATCATCGGCGGCGGCGGCGACTCCGCCGTCCTCGGCTGGCAGGGCGCGATGACCGCGGTCGCCGAAGGCGCGGACGGCAACATCCTGGCCTATGTGGGCCTGGTCGGCCCGATGGTCACCTACCTACTGCCCCTCCTGATCGCGAACACGGCCGGACGCATGGTCTACGGCGAGCGCGGCGGCGTGGTCGCCACGATCGCGACCGTCGGCGTGATCGTCGGGACGAACATCCCGATGTTCCTCGGCGCCATGATCATGGGCCCGATCGCCGCCTGGATCATGAAGCAGGTCGACAAGCTGTGGGACGGCAAGATCCGCCCCGGCTTCGAGATGCTCGTCAACAACTTCTCCGCCGGCATCCTGGGCATGATCCTCGCCATCGTCGGGTTCTTCGCCTTCGGCCCGGTCATGCTCGGCATCAGCGCCGCGCTGGGGGCGGCCGTCGACTGGCTCGTCTCGCTCAACCTGCTGCCGCTCGTGTCGATCATCGTCGAGCCGGCCAAGGTGCTGTTCCTCAACAACGCCATCAACCACGGCGTGTTCACCCCGCTGGGGATCGAGCAGGCCGCGGAGACGGGCAAGTCGATCCTCTTCCTCATCGAGGCGAACCCCGGCCCCGGCCTCGGTCTGCTGCTCGCCTTCACCTTCTTCGGGGTCGGCGCGGCGAAGGCCTCCGCTCCCGGTGCCGCCATCATCCAGTTCTTCGGCGGCATCCACGAGATCTACTTCCCGTATGCGCTCAGCAAGCCGACCACGATCCTCGCTCTCATCGCGGGTGGAGCGGCCGGTGTGACCACCAACATGGTCCTCGGCGGCGGGCTCGCCTTCCCGGCGGCCCCGGGCAGCATCATCGCCGTGACCGCCGCGGCCATCGGCCCCGGCGTCGCCAACCTCCTCGTCGTCTACCTGTCGGTCATCATCGCGGCGACCGTGACGTTCCTCATCACCGGCGTCATCCTGCGGGCCTCGCGCAAGCGCGACCTCGCCGCCGAGGGCGACGCGTTCGGGGCGGCCATCGCACAGACCGAGGCGAACAAGGGCAAGTCGTCCGCGGCGATGGACGCCCTGCGCACCTCGACCGCGACGACGGCTCCGGAGACCACGCCGGCTCCCGCCACCACCGCCGTCGCGGCGGCCCCGATCGAGACCATCGTGTTCGCGTGCGACGCCGGCATGGGCTCGTCCGCCATGGGTGCCAGCGTGCTCCGCAACAAGCTGAAGAAGGCCGGCATCGAGGGCGTCACCGTCACGAACGCCGCCATCGCCAATCTCGACGGCGCCGCCGACGTGGTCATCACGCAGCAGCAGCTCACCGACCGGGCCACGGCGAAGTCGCCGGACTCCCTGCACGTGTCGGTGGACAACTTCATGAACTCGCCGAAGTACGACGAGGTCGTCGAGATGGTCAAGGAACAGCGAAAGGACGAAGAATGA
- a CDS encoding PTS sugar transporter subunit IIA, which yields MSVLTAEQVRIHPGGASRDDALQEATDILVAAGAVTPAYVDAMRQREETVSTYMGNGLAIPHGTNEAKDAILASALSVVRYDGGVDWDGEQARFVIGIAGVGDEHLDILSRIAILFSEEDDVARLEAAATPDELFALLSEVNEG from the coding sequence ATGAGCGTTCTCACTGCCGAGCAGGTCCGCATCCACCCGGGAGGCGCGTCGCGCGACGACGCCCTCCAGGAGGCGACGGACATCCTCGTCGCCGCCGGTGCGGTGACCCCGGCGTACGTCGACGCGATGCGCCAGCGCGAGGAGACGGTGTCGACGTACATGGGCAACGGCCTGGCCATCCCGCACGGCACGAACGAGGCGAAGGACGCCATCCTCGCCTCCGCCCTCTCCGTCGTCCGCTACGACGGCGGCGTCGACTGGGACGGCGAGCAGGCGCGGTTCGTGATCGGCATCGCCGGCGTCGGCGACGAGCACCTCGACATCCTGTCGCGCATCGCGATCCTCTTCTCCGAGGAGGACGACGTCGCCCGGCTGGAAGCGGCGGCGACGCCGGACGAGCTGTTCGCTCTCCTCTCGGAGGTGAACGAGGGATGA